One part of the Arabidopsis thaliana chromosome 4, partial sequence genome encodes these proteins:
- the B160 gene encoding protein B160 (B160; FUNCTIONS IN: sequence-specific DNA binding transcription factor activity, zinc ion binding; INVOLVED IN: biological_process unknown; LOCATED IN: cellular_component unknown; EXPRESSED IN: 22 plant structures; EXPRESSED DURING: 13 growth stages; CONTAINS InterPro DOMAIN/s: Transcription factor jumonji/aspartyl beta-hydroxylase (InterPro:IPR003347), Zinc finger, RING-type (InterPro:IPR001841), Transcription factor jumonji (InterPro:IPR013129), WRC (InterPro:IPR014977); BEST Arabidopsis thaliana protein match is: Transcription factor jumonji (jmjC) domain-containing protein (TAIR:AT1G11950.1); Has 965 Blast hits to 873 proteins in 89 species: Archae - 0; Bacteria - 0; Metazoa - 302; Fungi - 24; Plants - 623; Viruses - 0; Other Eukaryotes - 16 (source: NCBI BLink).): MSENEIVPDEFRCNRSDGKQWRCKRRALEGKKMCESHHSQQSLKRSKQKVAESSKLVRSRRGGGDEVASSEIEPNESRIRSKRLGKSKRKRVMGEAEAMDEAVKKMKLKRGDLQLDLIRMVLKREVEKRKRLPNSNNKKKSNGGFSEFVGEELTRVLPNGIMAISPPSPTTSNVSSPCDVKVGEEPISMIKRRFRSKNIEPLPIGKMQVVPFKGDLVNGRKEKKMRCHWCGTRGFGDLISCLSCEREFFCIDCIEKRNKGSKEEVEKKCPVCRGSCRCKVCSVTNSGVTECKDSQSVRSDIDRVLHLHYAVCMLLPVLKEINAEHKVEVENDAEKKEGNPAEPQIHSSELTSDDRQPCSNGRDFAVVDLQRMCTRSSSVLRLNSDQDQSQESLSRKVGSVKCSNGIKSPKVCKRKEVKGCSNNLFLSLFPLELTSKLEISAEEVVSCYELPEILDKYSGCPFCIGMETQSSSSDSHLKEASKTREDGTGNFLYYPTVLDFHQNNLEHFQTHWSKGHPVIVRSVIKSGSSLNWDPVALFCHYLMNRNNKTGNTTDCMDWFEVEIGVKQFFLGSLRGKAETNTCQERLKLEGWLSSSLFKEQFPNHYAEILNILPISHYMDPKRGLLNIAANLPDTVQPPDFGPCLNISYRSGEEYAQPDSVKKLGFETCDMVDILLYVTETPVSTNQICRIRKLMKNIGRVRSKNPAKGRESRFDKGKKRDRLDDYSSSDSESSQHCLGAKCRGSEFEGEERESCNYSCEEESLSNTYGAQWDVFQKQDVSKLLEYIKNHSLELESMDSSKKKVSHPLLEQSYYLDEYHKARLKEEFDVEPWSFDQCVGEAVILPAGCPYQIRKNKSCVNAVLKFLSPEHVSESIKRVKELNQLPQSVKSKANKIEVKKMAIHKISEAVKEIRELTSSDSTGALRLYN, encoded by the exons ATGTCGGAGAACGAAATCGTCCCTGACGAGTTTCGTTGCAACCGCTCTGATGGTAAGCAATGGCGGTGCAAGAGACGAGCTTTAGAGGGGAAAAAGATGTGTGAGAGTCATCACTCGCAGCAAAGCCTAAAGCGAAGTAAGCAGAAAGTTGCAGAGTCTTCTAAGCTTGTCAGAtcaagaagaggaggaggagatgaagTGGCGTCTTCAGAGATCGAGCCAAACGAAAGCAGAATTAGGTCTAAGAGATTGGGGAAatcgaagaggaagagagtgaTGGGTGAAGCAGAGGCTATGGATGAAgcagtgaagaagatgaagttgaAGAGAGGAGATTTGCAGTTGGATTTGATAAGGATGGTGTTGAAGAGAGAAgttgagaagaggaagagattaccaaatagtaataataagaagaagagtaatgGAGGGTTTAGTGAATTTGTTGGAGAAGAGTTAACGAGGGTTCTTCCTAATGGTATTATGGCAATTTCTCCACCTTCTCCTACTACTAGTAATGTGTCTTCTCCTTGTGATGTTAAAGTTGGGGAAGAGCCAATTTCGATGATTAAAAGGAGGTTTAGGTCTAAGAACATTGAACCTTTGCCAATTGGGAAAATGCAG GTGGTTCCTTTCAAGGGTGATTTGGTTAATGGAaggaaggaaaagaagatgagGTGTCATTGGTGTGGAACCAGAGGATTTGGGGATTTGATTAGTTGTTTGAGTTGTGAAAGAGAGTTCTTTTGCATAGATTGTATCGAGAAAAG GAACAAGGGATcgaaagaagaagttgagaaaaaaTGTCCTGTATGCCGTGGGTCATGTAGGTGCAAAGTTTGCTCAGTCACTAATTCTGGAGTCACTGAATGTAAG GATTCTCAGAGTGTCAGGAGTGATATTGACAGGGTTTTGCATCTACATTATGCGGTGTGCATGCTACTTCCAGTACTAAAAGAAATCAATGCGGAACACAAAGTGGAGGTGGAAAATGACGCAGAAAAGAAAG AGGGAAATCCAGCTGAACCACAAATCCATAGCTCTGAATTAACCTCTGACGATCGACAGCCCTG TAGCAATGGTCGTGACTTTGCCGTAGTGGATTTGCAAAGAATGTGCACACGCAGTTCCTCTGTTCTCAGGCTAAATTCTGACCAAGATCAGAGTCAAGAGAGCTTATCTAGAAAGGTTGGATCGGTTAAATGCTCGAATGGTATAAAATCTCCAAAAGTGTGTAAGCGGAAAGAAGTCAAAGGGTGCAGCAATAACCTTTTTTTGAGTCTATTCCCTCTGGAGTTGACAAGCAAGTTAGAGATCAGTGCAGAGGAAGTAGTCAGTTGCTATGAGTTGCCTGAAATTTTAGATAAATATTCGGGATGTCCATTTTGTATTGGAATGGAAACGCAATCTAGTAGTAGCGACAGCCATTTGAAAGAAGCATCCAAGACAAGAGAAGACGGAACTGGTAACTTCTTATACTACCCCACAGTGCTGgattttcatcaaaacaatCTGGAACATTTTCAGACACACTGGAGTAAAGGCCATCCTGTAATAGTTCGTAGTGTGATAAAGAGTGGTTCAAGCCTGAATTGGGATCCAGTAGCCTTGTTCTGTCACTATCTTATgaacagaaacaacaaaaccgGTAATACTACTGATTGTATGGATTGGTTTGAG GTAGAAATTGGTGTcaagcaattttttttggggtcTTTGAGAGGAAAGGCTGAGACTAATACTTGTCAAGAAAGGCTGAAGCTGGAGGGATGGCTTTCATCTTCATTGTTTAAAGAACAGTTCCCAAATCATTACGCTGAAATACTGAATATTTTACCAATCTCCCATTACATGGATCCAAAGCGCGGTCTACTAAATATTGCAGCCAACCTACCTGACACTGTACAACCACCCGATTTTGGCCCATGCCTCAATATTTCATACAGGAGTGGTGAAGAATATGCACAGCCTGATTCTGTGAAGAAGTTAGGTTTTGAAACTTGTGACATG GTTGATATCTTGTTATATGTCACAGAAACACCTGTATCCACAAACCAGATTTGTAGGATAAGAAAGCTAATGAAAAACATCGGAAGAGTAAGATCTAAAAATCCGGCAAAGGGGAGGGAAAGCAGATTTGATAAGGGAAAGAAACGAGATAGGTTGGATGACTATTCCAGTTCTGATTCAGAATCTTCACAACACTGTTTAGGCGCTAAATGCAGAGGCAGTGAGTTTGAGggagaggaaagagaaagtTGCAACTACTCTTGTGAAGAAGAGAGCCTAAGCAACACTTATGGTGCCCAGTGGGATGTATTCCAAAAACAAGATGTTTCTAAACTTCTTGAGTATATTAAGAACCACTCTCTGGAGCTAGAATCCATGGATTCCAGCAAAAAAAAG GTGAGTCATCCATTACTTGAGCAGAGTTACTATCTTGATGAGTATCACAAAGCAAGGCTTAAGGAAGAATTTG aCGTTGAACCATGGAGTTTTGATCAATGTGTTGGGGAAGCAGTCATCCTCCCTGCTGGATGTCCATACCAAATTAGAAAGAATAAG TCTTGTGTAAATGCGGTTCTGAAGTTTCTGTCACCTGAGCACGTTAGCGAATCTATTAAACGAGTGAAGGAGCTCAATCAACTTCCTCAGAGCGTCAAATCGAAAGCAAATAAGATTGAG GTGAAGAAAATGGCGATTCATAAAATCAGCGAAGCTGTAAAGGAAATTCGGGAACTCACATCTTCGGATTCAACTGGTGCATTGAGATTATATAACTAG
- the MYB102 gene encoding MYB-like 102 (MYB-like 102 (MYB102); CONTAINS InterPro DOMAIN/s: SANT, DNA-binding (InterPro:IPR001005), Homeodomain-like (InterPro:IPR009057), Myb, DNA-binding (InterPro:IPR014778), HTH transcriptional regulator, Myb-type, DNA-binding (InterPro:IPR017930), Homeodomain-related (InterPro:IPR012287), Myb transcription factor (InterPro:IPR015495); BEST Arabidopsis thaliana protein match is: myb domain protein 74 (TAIR:AT4G05100.1); Has 30201 Blast hits to 17322 proteins in 780 species: Archae - 12; Bacteria - 1396; Metazoa - 17338; Fungi - 3422; Plants - 5037; Viruses - 0; Other Eukaryotes - 2996 (source: NCBI BLink).) — protein sequence MARSPCCEKNGLKKGPWTSEEDQKLVDYIQKHGYGNWRTLPKNAGLQRCGKSCRLRWTNYLRPDIKRGRFSFEEEETIIQLHSFLGNKWSAIAARLPGRTDNEIKNFWNTHIRKKLLRMGIDPVTHSPRLDLLDISSILASSLYNSSSHHMNMSRLMMDTNRRHHQQHPLVNPEILKLATSLFSQNQNQNLVVDHDSRTQEKQTVYSQTGVNQYQTNQYFENTITQELQSSMPPFPNEARQFNNMDHHFNGFGEQNLVSTSTTSVQDCYNPSFNDYSSSNFVLDPSYSDQSFNFANSVLNTPSSSPSPTTLNSSYINSSSCSTEDEIESYCSNLMKFDIPDFLDVNGFII from the exons ATGGCAAGGTCACCTTGTTGCGAGAAGAACGGACTCAAGAAAGGGCCTTGGACATCTGAAGAAGACCAGAAGCTTGTTGACTATATCCAGAAACATGGTTATGGTAACTGGAGAACCCTCCCCAAAAATGCCG GTTTGCAAAGATGTGGCAAAAGTTGTAGGTTAAGGTGGACTAATTATCTCCGACCAGATATAAAGCGAGGAAGGTTCTcttttgaggaagaagaaaccattatTCAGCTTCATAGCTTCTTAGGAAACAA GTGGTCTGCGATTGCGGCGCGTTTACCAGGAAGAACAGATAATGAGATCAAGAACTTTTGGAACACTCATATAAGAAAGAAGCTACTTAGAATGGGGATTGATCCAGTGACTCACAGTCCACGACTCGATCTCCTCGATATCTCATCCATCTTAGCTTCATCTCTATACAATTCATCTTCACATCACATGAACATGTCAAGACTCATGATGGATACTAATCGTCGTCATCACCAGCAACATCCATTGGTTAACCCCGAGATACTCAAGCTCGCtacctctctcttctctcaaaatcaaaaccaaaaccttgtGGTGGATCATGACTCGAGAACTCAAGAGAAGCAAACAGTTTATAGCCAAACCGGAGTAAACCAATACCAAACCAACCAATATTTCGAGAACACGATTACTCAAGAACTCCAATCTTCCATGCCACCATTCCCCAATGAAGCTCGTCAGTTTAACAACATGGATCATCACTTCAATGGTTTTGGAGAACAAAATCTTGTTTCAACTTCTACTACGTCAGTCCAAGATTGCTATAATCCGTCATTCAACGAttattcaagttcaaattttgtCTTGGATCCTTCTTATTCGGATCAGAGCTTCAACTTCGCAAATTCGGTCTTAAACACGCCATCCTCGAGCCCGAGCCCGACTACGTTAAACTCGAGTTACATCAATAGTAGCAGTTGCAGCACTGAGGATGAAATAGAAAGCTATTGCAGTAATCTCATGAAGTTTGATATTCCCGATTTCTTGGACGTTAAtggttttattatataa
- the CRK29 gene encoding cysteine-rich RLK (RECEPTOR-like protein kinase) 29 (cysteine-rich RLK (RECEPTOR-like protein kinase) 29 (CRK29); FUNCTIONS IN: kinase activity; INVOLVED IN: response to abscisic acid stimulus; LOCATED IN: plasma membrane, vacuole; EXPRESSED IN: 21 plant structures; EXPRESSED DURING: 13 growth stages; CONTAINS InterPro DOMAIN/s: Protein kinase, ATP binding site (InterPro:IPR017441), Protein kinase, catalytic domain (InterPro:IPR000719), Protein of unknown function DUF26 (InterPro:IPR002902), Serine/threonine-protein kinase-like domain (InterPro:IPR017442), Protein kinase-like domain (InterPro:IPR011009), Serine/threonine-protein kinase, active site (InterPro:IPR008271); BEST Arabidopsis thaliana protein match is: cysteine-rich RLK (RECEPTOR-like protein kinase) 28 (TAIR:AT4G21400.1); Has 30201 Blast hits to 17322 proteins in 780 species: Archae - 12; Bacteria - 1396; Metazoa - 17338; Fungi - 3422; Plants - 5037; Viruses - 0; Other Eukaryotes - 2996 (source: NCBI BLink).), translated as MFRYSNRTIYGRKETNPTKAFIAGEEISANRDDFERLQRGLLDRLKGIAAAGGPNRKYAQGNGSASAGYRRFYGTVQCTPDLSEQDCNDCLVFGFENIPSCCDAEIGLRWFSPSCNFRFETWRFYEFDADLEPDPPAIQPADSPQSAARTERTGKGKGGSKVIIAIVIPILLVALLAICLCLVLKWRKNKSGYKNKVLGKSPLSGSIAEDEFSNTESLLVHFETLKTATDNFSSENELGRGGFGSVYKGVFPQGQEIAVKRLSGNSGQGDNEFKNEILLLAKLQHRNLVRLIGFCIQGEERLLVYEFIKNASLDQFIFDTEKRQLLDWVVRYKMIGGIARGLLYLHEDSRFRIIHRDLKASNILLDQEMNPKIADFGLAKLFDSGQTMTHRFTSRIAGTYGYMAPEYAMHGQFSVKTDVFSFGVLVIEIITGKRNNNGGSNGDEDAEDLLSWVWRSWREDTILSVIDPSLTAGSRNEILRCIHIGLLCVQESAATRPTMATVSLMLNSYSFTLPTPLRPAFVLESVVIPSNVSSSTEGLQMSSNDVTVSEFSPR; from the exons ATGTTTCGTTACTCAAACAGGACAATCTAcggaagaaaagaaacgaaCCCGACTAAGGCTTTTATTGCTGGTGAAGAGATATCAGCAAACAGAGATGACTTTGAGCGTCTGCAGAGAGGACTATTGGACAGACTCAAAGGAATTGCGGCTGCTGGTGGGCCTAATAGGAAATACGCTCAAGGAAACGGTTCAGCTTCGGCTGGGTACCGGAGATTCTATGGAACTGTGCAATGTACGCCAGATTTGTCTGAACAGGATTGTAAtgattgtttagtttttgggTTTGAGAATATTCCGAGTTGTTGTGATGCTGAGATTGGTCTTCGGTGGTTTTCTCCTAGTTGTAACTTCCGGTTTGAGACGTGGAGATTCTACGAGTTTGATGCCGACCTAGAGCCAGATCCACCTGCAATTCAGCCTGCTGATTCACCACAATCAGCTGCAAGAACTGAGAGGACAG GAAAGGGCAAAGGTGGATCTAAAGTCATTATCGCGATAGTCATCCCGATACTTCTTGTTGCGTTACTCGCAATTTGCCTATGCTTGGTCTTGAAGTGGAGGAAGAACAAGTCTGGATATAAAAACAAAG TTCTTGGGAAATCACCTTTGTCGGGTTCAATTGCCGAGGATGAGTTCTCGAACACAGAATCACTCTTAGTTCATTTTGAGACTCTAAAGACAGCAACAGATAACTTTTCTTCAGAAAACGAACTTGGACGTGGTGGGTTTGGTTCAGTTTATAAG GGTGTGTTCCCTCAGGGGCAAGAAATCGCGGTGAAGAGATTATCGGGTAATTCTGGACAAGGAGACAACGAGTTCAAGAACGAAATATTACTACTTGCAAAGCTTCAACATAGGAACTTGGTCAGGCTTATAGGTTTCTGCatacaaggagaagaaagactCCTTGTCTATGAGTTCATCAAGAACGCTAGTCTTGACCAATTTATCTTCG ATACTGAGAAGCGTCAACTTTTGGATTGGGTAGTGCGGTACAAAATGATCGGAGGAATTGCTAGAGGACTCCTTTATCTTCATGAAGACTCTCGTTTCCGGATAATTCATCGTGATCTTAAAGCTAGCAACATTCTTTTGGACCAAGAAATGAATCCGAAAATCGCAGATTTTGGATTAGCTAAACTCTTTGACTCAGGCCAAACCATGACACATCGATTCACAAGCAGGATTGCAGGAACTTA CGGATATATGGCTCCGGAATACGCAATGCATGGACAATTCTCTGTGAAAACAGATGTTTTCAGCTTCGGTGTATTAGTCATTGAGATCATTACAggtaaaagaaacaacaatggTGGATCGAATGGTGACGAAGATGCAGAAGATCTTCTTAGTTGG gtGTGGAGAAGCTGGAGAGAAGACACTATACTAAGCGTGATCGATCCGAGTTTAACCGCAGGATCAAGAAATGAGATCTTGAGATGCATACACATTGGTCTTTTATGTGTGCAAGAAAGTGCAGCGACTAGACCAACAATGGCTACGGTTTCTCTCATGCTCAATAGCTATTCTTTTACCCTCCCGACGCCTTTGAGGCCTGCGTTTGTGTTGGAGAGTGTCGTCATACCTtcaaatgtttcttcttcaacggAAGGGTTACAAATGTCGTCAAATGATGTTACTGTTTCTGAGTTTTCTCCTCGTTAA
- the CRK29 gene encoding cysteine-rich RLK (RECEPTOR-like protein kinase) 29 gives MEHVRVIFFFACFLTLAPFHAFAQVDSYEFDPDFNCVDRGNFTANSTFAGNLNRLVSSLSSLKSQAYGFYNLSSGDSSGERAYAIGLCRREVKRDDCVSCIQTAARNLTKQCPLTKQAVVWYTHCMFRYSNRTIYGRKETNPTKAFIAGEEISANRDDFERLQRGLLDRLKGIAAAGGPNRKYAQGNGSASAGYRRFYGTVQCTPDLSEQDCNDCLVFGFENIPSCCDAEIGLRWFSPSCNFRFETWRFYEFDADLEPDPPAIQPADSPQSAARTERTGKGKGGSKVIIAIVIPILLVALLAICLCLVLKWRKNKSGYKNKVLGKSPLSGSIAEDEFSNTESLLVHFETLKTATDNFSSENELGRGGFGSVYKGVFPQGQEIAVKRLSGNSGQGDNEFKNEILLLAKLQHRNLVRLIGFCIQGEERLLVYEFIKNASLDQFIFDTEKRQLLDWVVRYKMIGGIARGLLYLHEDSRFRIIHRDLKASNILLDQEMNPKIADFGLAKLFDSGQTMTHRFTSRIAGT, from the exons ATGGAACATGTCagagttatcttcttctttgcttgttTCCTAACGCTTGCTCCATTTCATGCCTTTGCTCAGGTAGATTCCTATGAGTTTGATCCAGATTTCAACTGTGTTGATCGTGGCAACTTCACGGCGAACAGCACTTTTGCCGGGAATCTCAACCGCCTTGTCTCCTCCCTCTCCTCACTCAAATCCCAAGCTTATGGCTTCTACAACCTCTCTTCTGGAGACTCATCTGGAGAAAGAGCTTATGCAATTGGTCTGTGTAGAAGAGAAGTCAAAAGAGATGATTGTGTCAGCTGTATTCAGACAGCTGCAAGAAACCTCACCAAGCAGTGTCCGCTGACAAAACAAGCTGTTGTATGGTACACGCACTGTATGTTTCGTTACTCAAACAGGACAATCTAcggaagaaaagaaacgaaCCCGACTAAGGCTTTTATTGCTGGTGAAGAGATATCAGCAAACAGAGATGACTTTGAGCGTCTGCAGAGAGGACTATTGGACAGACTCAAAGGAATTGCGGCTGCTGGTGGGCCTAATAGGAAATACGCTCAAGGAAACGGTTCAGCTTCGGCTGGGTACCGGAGATTCTATGGAACTGTGCAATGTACGCCAGATTTGTCTGAACAGGATTGTAAtgattgtttagtttttgggTTTGAGAATATTCCGAGTTGTTGTGATGCTGAGATTGGTCTTCGGTGGTTTTCTCCTAGTTGTAACTTCCGGTTTGAGACGTGGAGATTCTACGAGTTTGATGCCGACCTAGAGCCAGATCCACCTGCAATTCAGCCTGCTGATTCACCACAATCAGCTGCAAGAACTGAGAGGACAG GAAAGGGCAAAGGTGGATCTAAAGTCATTATCGCGATAGTCATCCCGATACTTCTTGTTGCGTTACTCGCAATTTGCCTATGCTTGGTCTTGAAGTGGAGGAAGAACAAGTCTGGATATAAAAACAAAG TTCTTGGGAAATCACCTTTGTCGGGTTCAATTGCCGAGGATGAGTTCTCGAACACAGAATCACTCTTAGTTCATTTTGAGACTCTAAAGACAGCAACAGATAACTTTTCTTCAGAAAACGAACTTGGACGTGGTGGGTTTGGTTCAGTTTATAAG GGTGTGTTCCCTCAGGGGCAAGAAATCGCGGTGAAGAGATTATCGGGTAATTCTGGACAAGGAGACAACGAGTTCAAGAACGAAATATTACTACTTGCAAAGCTTCAACATAGGAACTTGGTCAGGCTTATAGGTTTCTGCatacaaggagaagaaagactCCTTGTCTATGAGTTCATCAAGAACGCTAGTCTTGACCAATTTATCTTCG ATACTGAGAAGCGTCAACTTTTGGATTGGGTAGTGCGGTACAAAATGATCGGAGGAATTGCTAGAGGACTCCTTTATCTTCATGAAGACTCTCGTTTCCGGATAATTCATCGTGATCTTAAAGCTAGCAACATTCTTTTGGACCAAGAAATGAATCCGAAAATCGCAGATTTTGGATTAGCTAAACTCTTTGACTCAGGCCAAACCATGACACATCGATTCACAAGCAGGATTGCAGGAACTTAG
- the CRK29 gene encoding cysteine-rich RLK (RECEPTOR-like protein kinase) 29: MEHVRVIFFFACFLTLAPFHAFAQVDSYEFDPDFNCVDRGNFTANSTFAGNLNRLVSSLSSLKSQAYGFYNLSSGDSSGERAYAIGLCRREVKRDDCVSCIQTAARNLTKQCPLTKQAVVWYTHCMFRYSNRTIYGRKETNPTKAFIAGEEISANRDDFERLQRGLLDRLKGIAAAGGPNRKYAQGNGSASAGYRRFYGTVQCTPDLSEQDCNDCLVFGFENIPSCCDAEIGLRWFSPSCNFRFETWRFYEFDADLEPDPPAIQPADSPQSAARTERTGKGKGGSKVIIAIVIPILLVALLAICLCLVLKWRKNKSGYKNKVLGKSPLSGSIAEDEFSNTESLLVHFETLKTATDNFSSENELGRGGFGSVYKGVFPQGQEIAVKRLSGNSGQGDNEFKNEILLLAKLQHRNLVRLIGFCIQGEERLLVYEFIKNASLDQFIFDTEKRQLLDWVVRYKMIGGIARGLLYLHEDSRFRIIHRDLKASNILLDQEMNPKIADFGLAKLFDSGQTMTHRFTSRIAGTYGYMAPEYAMHGQFSVKTDVFSFGVLVIEIITGKRNNNGGSNGDEDAEDLLSWVWRSWREDTILSVIDPSLTAGSRNEILRCIHIGLLCVQESAATRPTMATVSLMLNSYSFTLPTPLRPAFVLESVVIPSNVSSSTEGLQMSSNDVTVSEFSPR; the protein is encoded by the exons ATGGAACATGTCagagttatcttcttctttgcttgttTCCTAACGCTTGCTCCATTTCATGCCTTTGCTCAGGTAGATTCCTATGAGTTTGATCCAGATTTCAACTGTGTTGATCGTGGCAACTTCACGGCGAACAGCACTTTTGCCGGGAATCTCAACCGCCTTGTCTCCTCCCTCTCCTCACTCAAATCCCAAGCTTATGGCTTCTACAACCTCTCTTCTGGAGACTCATCTGGAGAAAGAGCTTATGCAATTGGTCTGTGTAGAAGAGAAGTCAAAAGAGATGATTGTGTCAGCTGTATTCAGACAGCTGCAAGAAACCTCACCAAGCAGTGTCCGCTGACAAAACAAGCTGTTGTATGGTACACGCACTGTATGTTTCGTTACTCAAACAGGACAATCTAcggaagaaaagaaacgaaCCCGACTAAGGCTTTTATTGCTGGTGAAGAGATATCAGCAAACAGAGATGACTTTGAGCGTCTGCAGAGAGGACTATTGGACAGACTCAAAGGAATTGCGGCTGCTGGTGGGCCTAATAGGAAATACGCTCAAGGAAACGGTTCAGCTTCGGCTGGGTACCGGAGATTCTATGGAACTGTGCAATGTACGCCAGATTTGTCTGAACAGGATTGTAAtgattgtttagtttttgggTTTGAGAATATTCCGAGTTGTTGTGATGCTGAGATTGGTCTTCGGTGGTTTTCTCCTAGTTGTAACTTCCGGTTTGAGACGTGGAGATTCTACGAGTTTGATGCCGACCTAGAGCCAGATCCACCTGCAATTCAGCCTGCTGATTCACCACAATCAGCTGCAAGAACTGAGAGGACAG GAAAGGGCAAAGGTGGATCTAAAGTCATTATCGCGATAGTCATCCCGATACTTCTTGTTGCGTTACTCGCAATTTGCCTATGCTTGGTCTTGAAGTGGAGGAAGAACAAGTCTGGATATAAAAACAAAG TTCTTGGGAAATCACCTTTGTCGGGTTCAATTGCCGAGGATGAGTTCTCGAACACAGAATCACTCTTAGTTCATTTTGAGACTCTAAAGACAGCAACAGATAACTTTTCTTCAGAAAACGAACTTGGACGTGGTGGGTTTGGTTCAGTTTATAAG GGTGTGTTCCCTCAGGGGCAAGAAATCGCGGTGAAGAGATTATCGGGTAATTCTGGACAAGGAGACAACGAGTTCAAGAACGAAATATTACTACTTGCAAAGCTTCAACATAGGAACTTGGTCAGGCTTATAGGTTTCTGCatacaaggagaagaaagactCCTTGTCTATGAGTTCATCAAGAACGCTAGTCTTGACCAATTTATCTTCG ATACTGAGAAGCGTCAACTTTTGGATTGGGTAGTGCGGTACAAAATGATCGGAGGAATTGCTAGAGGACTCCTTTATCTTCATGAAGACTCTCGTTTCCGGATAATTCATCGTGATCTTAAAGCTAGCAACATTCTTTTGGACCAAGAAATGAATCCGAAAATCGCAGATTTTGGATTAGCTAAACTCTTTGACTCAGGCCAAACCATGACACATCGATTCACAAGCAGGATTGCAGGAACTTA CGGATATATGGCTCCGGAATACGCAATGCATGGACAATTCTCTGTGAAAACAGATGTTTTCAGCTTCGGTGTATTAGTCATTGAGATCATTACAggtaaaagaaacaacaatggTGGATCGAATGGTGACGAAGATGCAGAAGATCTTCTTAGTTGG gtGTGGAGAAGCTGGAGAGAAGACACTATACTAAGCGTGATCGATCCGAGTTTAACCGCAGGATCAAGAAATGAGATCTTGAGATGCATACACATTGGTCTTTTATGTGTGCAAGAAAGTGCAGCGACTAGACCAACAATGGCTACGGTTTCTCTCATGCTCAATAGCTATTCTTTTACCCTCCCGACGCCTTTGAGGCCTGCGTTTGTGTTGGAGAGTGTCGTCATACCTtcaaatgtttcttcttcaacggAAGGGTTACAAATGTCGTCAAATGATGTTACTGTTTCTGAGTTTTCTCCTCGTTAA